The following proteins are co-located in the Heteronotia binoei isolate CCM8104 ecotype False Entrance Well chromosome 21, APGP_CSIRO_Hbin_v1, whole genome shotgun sequence genome:
- the LRRC55 gene encoding leucine-rich repeat-containing protein 55, which yields MSVDCTQLGGEQFAPHCCPAMILNPFFVAVVVVFASAVTSCPVLCTCRNQVVDCSGLRLYSVPPDLPLDTRNLSLAHNRITAIPPGYLTCYSELRVLDLRNNSLFELPIGLFWTSKRLSHLDLSYNNFSHVVADMFKEAYSLVHIDLSHNPWLRKVHPQAFRGLVQLQNLDLSYGGLSFLSLEALEGLTGLVTLQIGGNPWVCSCTMEPLLKWLRNRIQRCMSDTQLAECRAPPEVEGAPLVSLTEESFKACHLTLTLDDYLFIAFVGFVVSIASVATNFLLGITANCCHRWSKASEDEEI from the exons ATGAGTGTAGACTGTACCCAGTTAGGAGGAGAGCAGTTTGCACCTCACTGCTGCCCTGCCATGATACTGAACCCTTTCTTTGTAGCAGTGGTGGTGGTCTTTGCTAGTGCTGTCACCAGCTGCCCTGTTCTGTGCACATGCCGCAACCAGGTTGTGGATTGCAGTGGACTTCGGCTCTATTCTGTGCCACCAGATCTTCCATTGGATACAAGAAACCTCAGCCTAGCACACAACCGCATCACTGCCATTCCTCCTGGATATCTAACATGCTACTCTGAGCTGCGGGTGTTGGACTTGCGAAACAACTCACTTTTTGAGTTACCCATTGGACTGTTCTGGACATCCAAACGCCTGTCTCATTTGGATCTGAGCTACAATAATTTCAGCCATGTGGTGGCAGATATGTTCAAGGAAGCCTACAGTCTAGTGCATATTGACTTGAGCCACAATCCTTGGCTGAGAAAGGTGCACCCTCAGGCTTTCCGAGGTCTGGTCCAACTTCAGAACCTTGATCTCAGCTATGGGGGTCTCTCATTCCTCAGCCTGGAAGCTCTAGAGGGCCTCACAGGTTTGGTGACTCTTCAAATTGGAGGAAATCCCTGGGTATGCAGCTGTACCATGGAGCCACTGTTGAAGTGGTTGAGAAATAGGATCCAGAGATGCATGTCAG ATACTCAGCTGGCTGAGTGCCGGGCACCCCCTGAAGTAGAGGGAGCCCCTTTGGTTTCTCTGACAGAAGAGAGCTTCAAGGCCTGCCACCTGACCTTGACATTGGATGATTATCTCTTCATTGCCTTTGTGGGCTTTGTGGTCTCCATCGCTTCAGTCGCCACCAACTTCCTACTAGGCATCACTGCCAACTGTTGCCATCGTTGGAGCAAGGCGAGTGAGGATGAGGAGATATAG